In a single window of the Bradyrhizobium erythrophlei genome:
- the map gene encoding type I methionyl aminopeptidase gives MSYIEASDTSLRKTGQIKLHGPSGFAGMRKAGALVARCLDELTDIVKPGVPTSRIDDFVRDFAFGHGAYPATLMYRGYRYSTCTSINHVVCHGMPGDRALKEGDVVNIDVTFIVEGWYGDSSRMYAVGPIARKAERLIDVTYQAMMRGIAAVKPGATTGDIGHAIQSFVEPQGMSVVRDFCGHGLGRMFHDEPNIIHIGRPGEGVVLKPGMFFTIEPMINLGKPHVKILSDGWTAVTRDRSLSAQFEHSVGVTASGVEIFTLSPRHREKPPAAA, from the coding sequence ATGAGCTACATCGAAGCCTCCGATACCTCCTTGCGCAAAACCGGGCAGATCAAGCTGCACGGGCCGAGCGGGTTTGCCGGCATGCGCAAGGCCGGCGCGCTGGTGGCCAGGTGCCTCGATGAGCTGACCGATATCGTCAAGCCGGGCGTGCCGACCTCGCGGATCGACGATTTCGTCCGCGACTTCGCTTTCGGCCATGGCGCCTATCCCGCTACCCTGATGTATCGCGGCTATCGCTATTCGACCTGCACCTCGATCAACCACGTGGTCTGCCACGGCATGCCCGGAGACCGGGCGCTGAAGGAGGGCGACGTCGTCAACATCGACGTCACCTTCATCGTCGAGGGCTGGTATGGCGATTCCAGCCGGATGTACGCGGTGGGCCCGATCGCCCGCAAGGCCGAACGGCTGATCGACGTGACCTATCAGGCCATGATGCGCGGCATCGCCGCGGTAAAGCCCGGCGCCACCACCGGCGACATCGGCCACGCCATTCAAAGCTTCGTCGAGCCGCAGGGCATGAGCGTGGTGCGCGATTTCTGCGGCCATGGCCTGGGACGCATGTTCCACGACGAGCCGAACATCATTCATATCGGCCGGCCCGGCGAAGGCGTGGTGCTGAAGCCCGGCATGTTCTTCACCATCGAGCCGATGATCAACCTCGGCAAGCCGCATGTGAAAATCCTGTCCGACGGCTGGACCGCCGTGACGCGCGACCGTTCGCTGTCGGCGCAGTTCGAGCATTCGGTCGGCGTCACCGCCAGCGGCGTCGAAATCTTCACACTGTCGCCGCGCCATCGCGAGAAGCCGCCGGCGGCGGCGTAA
- the radC gene encoding RadC family protein, whose translation MAADTSDTQDTSAEKPHYHGHRMRLRERFHGAGPDALSDYELLEMVLFTSQPRRDMKPLAKSLLKKFGSFAEVIHAPATRLREVDGVGDVTITQLKLIAAAASRIAKGQLQQRTMLSSWNDVIDYCRTSMAFADKEQFRILFLDKRNQLISDEVQQTGTVDHTPVYPREVIKRALELSATAVILVHNHPSGDPTPSQADIQMTRAIIDIATPLGISVHDHLIVGKNGHASMKGLRLI comes from the coding sequence ATGGCCGCGGATACCAGCGATACGCAAGACACGTCTGCAGAGAAGCCGCATTATCACGGCCATCGGATGCGGCTGCGCGAGCGCTTTCATGGCGCCGGGCCCGACGCCTTGAGCGATTACGAGTTGCTGGAAATGGTGCTGTTCACGTCGCAGCCCCGGCGCGACATGAAGCCGCTGGCCAAATCGTTGCTCAAGAAATTCGGCTCGTTCGCCGAGGTCATTCACGCGCCGGCGACGCGCCTTCGCGAAGTCGACGGCGTCGGTGACGTCACGATTACCCAACTCAAGCTGATCGCGGCAGCCGCCAGCCGGATCGCCAAGGGCCAGTTGCAGCAGCGCACCATGCTGTCGTCATGGAATGACGTGATCGATTATTGCCGGACCAGCATGGCGTTCGCCGACAAGGAGCAGTTTCGCATCCTGTTTCTCGACAAGCGCAACCAGCTGATCTCGGACGAGGTGCAGCAGACCGGCACCGTCGACCACACGCCGGTCTATCCGCGCGAGGTGATCAAGCGCGCGCTTGAATTATCCGCCACCGCCGTGATCCTGGTGCACAATCACCCCTCCGGCGATCCGACGCCGTCGCAGGCCGACATCCAGATGACCCGCGCGATCATCGACATCGCCACGCCGCTCGGCATCTCCGTGCACGACCACCTCATCGTCGGCAAGAACGGCCATGCGAGCATGAAGGGGCTGCGGCTGATCTGA
- a CDS encoding LysR family transcriptional regulator gives MDTEDLRTFVDVADAGGVSSAARRLGVSKSIVSRRLFRLEAELGVQLLARTTRGAALTEAGVTFREHAARVCAEIDIALETIMPAGELRGRLRIAAPLSLGPTHLAPVFAEMARRHPLLHVQASYSDRFVDIIGEGFDCAIRVGYLNDSNLIARRVGPVSGTLVASPDYVREHGTPGTPDELLTHQALMQGTETWQFIDGDKTISIHPQGRFKADNGSALAAAAVAGLGIAWLPDHLIKGYLDSGALVQVMPRYRVPTAGMFVVRPPGQHSTRKVRVLTELLIEHFG, from the coding sequence ATGGATACCGAAGATCTGCGGACCTTTGTCGATGTGGCCGATGCTGGCGGGGTATCATCGGCTGCCCGCCGCCTTGGCGTCTCGAAGTCGATCGTCAGTCGGCGGTTATTCCGATTGGAAGCCGAACTCGGCGTCCAGCTTCTCGCGCGGACGACACGCGGTGCCGCGCTGACGGAGGCCGGCGTCACGTTTCGCGAGCACGCCGCTCGCGTCTGCGCCGAAATCGACATCGCGCTTGAAACGATCATGCCTGCTGGCGAACTGCGCGGTCGTCTCCGTATCGCAGCGCCGCTATCCTTGGGACCGACGCATTTGGCGCCGGTGTTTGCAGAAATGGCTCGGCGCCACCCGCTGCTCCACGTCCAGGCGAGCTACAGCGATCGCTTCGTGGATATCATTGGGGAGGGTTTCGATTGTGCGATACGTGTCGGCTATCTCAACGACTCGAACTTGATCGCACGTCGTGTCGGGCCGGTTTCTGGAACGCTCGTCGCAAGCCCGGACTATGTCAGGGAGCACGGGACTCCCGGGACGCCGGACGAACTCCTTACCCATCAGGCGCTCATGCAGGGAACGGAAACCTGGCAATTTATTGATGGCGACAAGACAATTTCCATTCATCCGCAGGGGCGGTTCAAAGCGGACAACGGTAGCGCACTCGCGGCTGCTGCGGTGGCGGGGCTCGGCATCGCTTGGCTTCCGGATCATCTCATCAAAGGCTATCTGGATTCCGGCGCCCTTGTTCAGGTTATGCCGCGCTATCGTGTTCCGACGGCCGGCATGTTCGTTGTCCGGCCTCCTGGTCAACACTCCACACGGAAAGTCCGAGTTCTTACTGAATTGCTGATTGAGCATTTCGGATAG
- a CDS encoding SDR family NAD(P)-dependent oxidoreductase → MPSTKRHPGRSAAVTGAGGGLGRDIALGLAAKGYVVFGTAMSAVEVQDLKDASGGRVSLTVCDMTKEESVKAWAAGVSDALGDSGLDILINNAGILTPGPIEVLPLDAIRREFDVNVFGALSVMNAFLPALRKARGRIVQVSTWTASVPLPFNGPSGASKAAMEVFATVYRAELKRFGIDVVVAAAGNMKTGGPAKTAAALKRVADGMTPEQRELYGKTFGSFAAALNGMQNSGLDSAAAARRVIELAEQVPAPSRAPVGADAGEMLRVVREKSDAEQDALRLQLVGLS, encoded by the coding sequence ATGCCATCAACAAAACGACATCCCGGCCGCTCGGCTGCAGTCACCGGTGCCGGCGGGGGCCTCGGCCGCGATATCGCGCTCGGCCTCGCGGCCAAGGGTTACGTGGTTTTCGGCACGGCCATGTCAGCCGTGGAAGTCCAGGACCTGAAAGACGCTTCCGGAGGACGTGTCAGCCTGACTGTCTGTGACATGACCAAGGAAGAGTCCGTGAAAGCCTGGGCGGCCGGCGTGTCCGACGCCCTCGGCGATTCCGGCCTCGATATTTTGATCAACAATGCCGGCATTCTGACCCCGGGACCGATCGAGGTTCTTCCGCTCGACGCTATCCGGCGTGAATTTGACGTCAACGTGTTCGGTGCCCTGTCGGTCATGAATGCATTTCTGCCGGCGCTGAGGAAGGCGCGCGGTCGCATCGTTCAGGTCAGCACTTGGACCGCTAGCGTGCCGCTCCCATTCAATGGACCGTCGGGCGCATCGAAAGCCGCGATGGAGGTATTTGCGACGGTCTACCGCGCCGAGCTGAAGCGGTTCGGAATCGACGTCGTGGTGGCAGCGGCAGGCAACATGAAAACCGGCGGCCCGGCGAAAACGGCTGCAGCCCTCAAGCGGGTGGCCGACGGAATGACGCCCGAACAACGCGAGCTATATGGAAAAACCTTCGGCTCGTTCGCAGCCGCCCTTAACGGCATGCAGAACAGCGGGCTCGACTCGGCCGCCGCCGCCCGGAGGGTGATCGAACTGGCCGAGCAAGTCCCCGCGCCGAGCCGAGCGCCGGTGGGAGCAGACGCCGGAGAGATGCTCCGTGTCGTTCGAGAGAAATCAGACGCGGAGCAAGATGCGTTGCGCCTTCAGCTCGTCGGCCTGAGTTAA
- a CDS encoding nuclear transport factor 2 family protein: protein MIEVIDTNDGRAVRNKNNVLALYDLMINTKKSEEGTAKFVSPAYIQHNPLIADGSIALGKFFAQITRERARARVVVHRIIAVGDYVWAHVNFLNLFNDDPEDTGIAGVDIYKMDADGKAIEHWDTLQIVGDPKNSAPLIAPNIPRANPNGMF from the coding sequence ATGATCGAAGTCATTGACACCAACGATGGCCGCGCCGTTCGCAACAAGAACAACGTCCTCGCCCTCTACGATCTGATGATCAACACGAAGAAATCGGAAGAGGGCACGGCCAAATTCGTAAGCCCCGCTTACATCCAGCACAACCCGCTGATCGCAGACGGTTCGATCGCGCTAGGGAAATTCTTCGCCCAGATCACGCGGGAACGCGCCCGGGCCCGCGTCGTCGTCCACCGCATCATCGCGGTCGGCGACTATGTATGGGCTCACGTAAACTTTCTGAATCTCTTCAATGACGACCCGGAGGATACCGGGATCGCCGGCGTCGACATCTACAAGATGGACGCCGACGGCAAGGCAATCGAACATTGGGACACCTTGCAGATCGTCGGCGACCCGAAAAACTCGGCACCTTTGATCGCGCCGAACATTCCGCGCGCCAACCCGAACGGAATGTTCTGA
- a CDS encoding LysR family transcriptional regulator, producing MLDPVLLQTFLAIAQTRSFTRAAERLGLRQSTVSQHIRRLEHEAGRRLFVRDTHSVTMTADGEAMIEFARGILAANERAERYFAGSELRGRLRFGASEDFVTSLLPEVLREFVRTHPLVEFELTVGLSGELNEKLERGELDLVCGKRRPGEDRGRVVWRDRLAWVSGDLPRLDPSAPVPLILYSPPSITRDIVLAALERCARPWRIVCTSGSLSGLRAAALAGLGITVFTGDLIPTGLVELPSGHGLPDLGTVEFVLLGTGKTLSGPAAELAEAILASGIRM from the coding sequence ATGCTGGATCCCGTCCTGCTTCAGACTTTCCTGGCGATTGCCCAGACCCGGAGTTTCACCAGGGCTGCCGAGCGGCTCGGCTTGCGCCAGTCGACGGTCAGCCAGCACATCCGAAGGCTTGAGCACGAGGCCGGACGCCGGCTTTTCGTCCGCGATACCCATTCGGTAACAATGACGGCCGACGGCGAAGCCATGATCGAGTTCGCTCGGGGCATTCTGGCCGCGAACGAACGGGCGGAGCGCTATTTCGCGGGCTCCGAACTGCGCGGCCGGCTGCGGTTCGGCGCGTCGGAGGATTTTGTGACATCGCTTTTGCCGGAAGTGTTGCGGGAGTTTGTTCGCACACATCCACTCGTCGAATTCGAGCTCACGGTTGGCCTGAGCGGTGAGCTCAACGAGAAGCTTGAGCGCGGAGAGCTTGACCTCGTCTGCGGCAAACGTCGTCCGGGAGAGGATCGCGGGCGCGTTGTCTGGCGCGATCGGTTAGCTTGGGTGTCCGGCGATCTGCCACGCCTCGATCCATCAGCGCCGGTACCGCTGATCCTCTATTCACCGCCCAGCATCACCCGCGACATCGTTCTCGCCGCGCTTGAGCGTTGCGCTCGTCCCTGGCGCATCGTGTGCACAAGCGGCAGCTTGAGCGGGTTGCGAGCCGCGGCGCTCGCCGGACTCGGCATCACGGTTTTCACTGGAGACCTGATCCCGACGGGCCTTGTCGAACTCCCGAGCGGTCACGGTCTGCCAGATCTCGGCACCGTCGAATTCGTTCTGCTCGGCACGGGCAAAACCTTAAGCGGACCCGCCGCCGAACTCGCGGAGGCCATTCTGGCAAGCGGCATACGGATGTAG
- a CDS encoding bile acid:sodium symporter family protein: MVRSIWSRIDGFLAAILLTVAFATVMPARGDAALAVGWLTDAAIALLFFMHGAKLSPEVALLGARHWRLHTMVFLSTFALFPLLGISARFLAPGFLPGPLWAGLILLTALPSTVQASIAFTSVAGGNVPAALCSASASNLLGVFLTPLIAGFLLTRHGLDISARSVLAIVMQLLLPFVAGQLLRPWIGAYLTRHPRALKSVDYGSILLIVYSAFSHGVVDGIWHQIDAQDLFKVALVDVALLAAVMAILTFASRQFGFSRADEITIVFCGSKKSLASGLPIATLLFAGHVGLVVIPLMLFHQIQLMVCASLARHYAARRVTASEPLPALPASSA, from the coding sequence TTGGTCCGCTCCATCTGGTCACGCATCGATGGGTTCCTCGCGGCCATCTTGCTGACTGTTGCTTTCGCCACCGTGATGCCGGCCCGCGGCGATGCGGCATTGGCCGTCGGCTGGCTAACGGATGCCGCCATCGCGCTGTTGTTTTTCATGCACGGGGCGAAGCTTTCGCCCGAAGTCGCGCTTCTTGGAGCGCGGCACTGGCGACTGCACACGATGGTGTTCCTGAGCACGTTCGCGCTGTTTCCGTTGCTCGGAATTTCCGCGCGCTTCCTGGCCCCAGGTTTCCTCCCCGGGCCACTCTGGGCCGGGCTGATCCTGCTCACCGCGCTGCCCTCGACGGTGCAGGCCTCGATCGCTTTCACGTCGGTGGCAGGCGGCAACGTGCCGGCGGCACTGTGCAGCGCTTCCGCCTCGAATCTGCTCGGCGTTTTCCTTACTCCCCTGATCGCCGGTTTCCTGCTCACCCGCCACGGCCTCGACATCTCTGCGCGCTCGGTTCTTGCCATCGTGATGCAGCTTCTGCTGCCCTTCGTCGCCGGTCAGCTGTTGCGGCCGTGGATCGGCGCCTATCTCACGCGCCATCCGCGCGCGCTCAAGAGCGTGGATTACGGCTCGATCCTGCTCATCGTCTACTCGGCTTTCAGCCACGGCGTCGTGGATGGCATCTGGCATCAGATCGATGCGCAAGATCTGTTCAAGGTCGCGCTCGTCGATGTCGCGCTGCTCGCGGCCGTGATGGCGATCCTGACCTTTGCGAGCAGGCAGTTCGGCTTTTCGCGTGCCGATGAAATCACCATCGTTTTCTGCGGATCAAAGAAAAGCCTCGCCAGCGGCCTGCCGATCGCAACCTTGTTGTTCGCCGGGCACGTGGGGCTCGTTGTCATCCCGTTGATGTTGTTCCACCAGATCCAGCTCATGGTCTGCGCGTCGCTCGCGCGGCACTACGCAGCGCGCCGGGTCACCGCGAGTGAACCGCTTCCAGCTCTCCCCGCATCCTCCGCCTGA
- a CDS encoding glutathione S-transferase family protein, translated as MPKPEIIGSVRSTYTRVVRMVCEEKAIEYVLTETMLGAPEILAIHPFGKMPVLRHGDVALCESKAIATYLDRVFPGPDLFPSDPRLAALTEQWVSLVNTVVDRTMIRTYLLAYAFPRTADGKPDRKAIDAATPALRQQIGVLDQAVAATGYLVGDRFTFADINLLPILFQVRQLPEGAEALAAAHHLAGYYDRHAARPSFKRTIPPPGPPGRARPK; from the coding sequence ATGCCGAAACCGGAGATCATCGGTTCTGTGCGCTCGACCTACACCCGCGTGGTGCGGATGGTCTGCGAGGAGAAGGCCATCGAATATGTGCTGACGGAGACGATGCTGGGCGCGCCGGAGATCCTCGCCATTCATCCGTTCGGCAAAATGCCGGTGCTGCGCCACGGCGATGTCGCGCTCTGCGAATCCAAGGCCATCGCCACCTATCTCGATCGCGTTTTCCCGGGCCCGGATCTGTTCCCGTCCGATCCGCGTCTCGCCGCGCTCACCGAACAGTGGGTCTCGCTCGTCAACACGGTGGTGGATCGCACCATGATCCGGACCTATCTGCTCGCCTATGCCTTCCCCAGGACGGCCGACGGCAAGCCCGACCGGAAGGCGATCGACGCGGCGACGCCGGCGTTGCGCCAGCAGATCGGGGTTCTCGACCAGGCGGTCGCCGCGACCGGTTATCTCGTCGGCGATCGCTTCACCTTCGCCGACATCAACCTGCTGCCGATCCTGTTTCAGGTCCGGCAACTCCCGGAAGGCGCGGAGGCGCTCGCCGCAGCTCACCACCTCGCCGGCTATTACGACCGGCACGCGGCGCGGCCGAGCTTCAAGCGGACCATCCCGCCGCCCGGCCCACCGGGCCGGGCCAGGCCGAAATAG
- a CDS encoding RNA polymerase sigma factor: MTAADIDRTILAVWRIEQPRLITGLSRMLRDVPLAEDLTQEALLAALEHWPATGVPEKPGAWLMATAKRRALDHLRRGRMLARNHAMIVRDMEQEQQAMPDPDAALDDDIGDELLRLIFTACHPLLSREARVALALRMICGLTTEEIARAFLVPDPTIAQRIVRAKRTLSESGLAYEPPRARELSERLASVLEVVYLIFNEGYTAARGSDWLRPQLCNEALRIGRVLTSIAPHEPEAHGLLALMELNASRTAARTDATGEPILMLEQNRALWDQLQIRRGFQVLGRARELGGAGGFYALQAAIVACHAQAGTADATDWPRIAALYAELANLVRSPIIELNRAVAVGMAEGPEAALAIVERLAHEPALENYHLLGSVRGDLLQKLGRDEEARAAFEAAAALAGNQRERDLLRRRAAGSS, encoded by the coding sequence ATGACGGCCGCCGACATCGATCGCACGATCCTCGCGGTCTGGCGCATCGAGCAGCCGCGGCTGATCACAGGCCTTTCAAGGATGCTGCGCGACGTGCCGCTGGCCGAGGATCTGACGCAGGAAGCGCTGTTGGCCGCCCTCGAGCATTGGCCCGCGACAGGCGTTCCGGAAAAGCCCGGCGCATGGCTGATGGCGACCGCCAAGCGTCGGGCTCTCGATCATCTGCGCCGCGGCCGGATGCTCGCGCGCAATCACGCGATGATCGTTCGGGACATGGAGCAGGAGCAGCAGGCCATGCCCGATCCGGACGCAGCGCTCGACGACGACATCGGCGATGAGCTGCTTCGGCTGATCTTCACCGCCTGTCATCCGCTGCTTTCGCGCGAGGCCCGCGTGGCGCTTGCGCTGCGGATGATCTGCGGCCTGACCACCGAGGAGATCGCACGGGCGTTCCTGGTGCCGGACCCGACGATTGCCCAGCGTATCGTGCGCGCCAAGCGCACGCTTTCGGAATCTGGGCTGGCTTATGAGCCCCCGCGCGCGCGAGAACTCTCGGAGCGGCTCGCCTCCGTGCTGGAGGTCGTCTACCTCATATTCAACGAAGGCTATACCGCGGCGCGCGGCAGCGACTGGCTGCGTCCGCAACTCTGCAACGAAGCGCTTCGGATCGGCCGCGTGCTTACCTCGATCGCGCCGCACGAGCCCGAGGCCCACGGCCTGCTCGCCTTGATGGAGCTGAACGCTTCGCGCACGGCGGCGCGCACCGACGCGACGGGCGAGCCGATCCTGATGCTGGAGCAGAACCGCGCATTGTGGGACCAGCTCCAGATCCGGCGTGGATTTCAGGTGCTGGGGCGGGCGCGCGAACTCGGTGGCGCGGGCGGTTTCTACGCGCTGCAGGCGGCGATTGTCGCCTGTCATGCTCAAGCCGGCACGGCGGATGCCACCGACTGGCCGCGCATAGCAGCCCTTTACGCGGAGCTCGCGAACCTCGTGCGCTCGCCGATCATTGAACTCAACCGCGCGGTTGCCGTCGGCATGGCCGAGGGTCCGGAAGCAGCACTGGCGATCGTCGAGCGCCTAGCGCACGAGCCAGCGCTTGAAAATTATCACCTGCTGGGAAGCGTTCGGGGCGACCTGCTGCAAAAGCTAGGTCGTGACGAGGAGGCCCGCGCCGCGTTCGAAGCGGCGGCGGCGCTGGCGGGCAACCAGCGCGAACGGGATTTGCTGAGGCGGCGTGCGGCGGGGTCCTCTTGA
- a CDS encoding YciI family protein, translated as MRFMYIVVPAHPGPPTPELIEAVHKLADREIKAGRMLDSGGLMPRATGAQVRIMDGKLSVVDGPFVEAKEVIGGYAIFELRDKEEAVAAAVEFMQLHRDHMPGWDGTCEVRALAGP; from the coding sequence ATGCGCTTTATGTATATCGTCGTACCCGCCCATCCCGGACCGCCGACACCCGAACTCATCGAGGCCGTGCACAAGCTCGCCGACCGCGAGATCAAGGCCGGCCGCATGCTCGACAGCGGCGGGCTGATGCCGCGCGCCACCGGCGCCCAGGTGCGCATCATGGACGGGAAACTCAGCGTCGTCGACGGTCCGTTCGTGGAGGCCAAGGAGGTGATCGGGGGCTACGCGATCTTCGAACTTCGGGACAAGGAGGAGGCCGTGGCCGCGGCGGTCGAGTTCATGCAGCTCCACAGGGATCACATGCCGGGCTGGGATGGGACGTGCGAGGTTCGCGCGCTCGCCGGCCCTTGA
- a CDS encoding DUF2171 domain-containing protein, translating to MKSVKPHMQVIGADGVHIGTVDRVENGRIKLTKADSGEGHHKGHHHFIELGLVADVEGQNVRLSANADVAVTLEEEHSGKTT from the coding sequence ATGAAAAGCGTAAAGCCGCATATGCAGGTGATCGGAGCGGACGGCGTTCACATCGGAACCGTCGATCGCGTGGAAAACGGCAGGATCAAACTGACAAAAGCCGACAGCGGCGAAGGGCACCACAAAGGCCACCATCATTTCATCGAACTGGGGCTGGTCGCGGACGTGGAAGGACAGAACGTGCGGCTGTCGGCGAATGCCGACGTAGCCGTTACCCTGGAAGAGGAACATTCCGGCAAGACCACCTGA
- a CDS encoding AprI/Inh family metalloprotease inhibitor: MRGRPSIALAALLAWVACGSAARAQDAATLKKEMIGQWELSTTERSKTCVVTLKSDSTPQGLKLELEPGCPAALPFTKDITAWSIKGLDIVRLQDAAGESVIDFTEVETGIFEGLRQGEGIYILQNLAAARSLAKSMDQMIGDWAMVRGNGESICGLTLTNTEASQDNFQVFLKPKCDPAIAAFAPTQWRLDHGQILLMSASGETWQFEADDNAQWRRVPDSTDPLILLRQ, encoded by the coding sequence ATGAGAGGGCGTCCTTCCATTGCGCTTGCGGCACTGTTGGCGTGGGTCGCCTGCGGATCGGCGGCGCGGGCGCAGGACGCCGCCACCTTGAAGAAAGAGATGATCGGCCAGTGGGAGCTCTCGACCACCGAACGCAGCAAGACCTGCGTGGTCACGCTGAAGAGCGATTCCACGCCGCAGGGGTTGAAGCTTGAACTCGAGCCCGGCTGTCCGGCGGCGCTGCCGTTCACCAAGGACATCACGGCCTGGAGCATCAAGGGACTGGATATCGTCCGGCTGCAGGATGCCGCCGGCGAGTCGGTGATCGACTTCACCGAAGTCGAGACCGGGATTTTCGAGGGCCTGCGACAGGGCGAGGGCATCTATATCCTGCAGAATCTTGCCGCCGCGCGCTCGCTGGCCAAGTCGATGGATCAGATGATCGGCGACTGGGCGATGGTTCGCGGCAACGGCGAATCGATCTGCGGCCTGACCCTGACCAACACCGAGGCGAGCCAGGATAATTTCCAGGTATTTCTCAAGCCGAAATGCGACCCGGCGATAGCGGCGTTCGCGCCGACGCAGTGGCGGCTCGATCACGGGCAGATCCTGCTGATGTCGGCCAGCGGCGAAACCTGGCAGTTCGAGGCCGACGACAACGCGCAGTGGCGGCGGGTGCCCGACAGCACCGATCCGCTGATCCTGCTGCGGCAATAA
- a CDS encoding 2-hydroxyacid dehydrogenase, producing the protein MAGGNISSEKIDLLIYGPSKPIVDNGFSDQFVLHSFETVADLERLTPAAAEKIRGAAITYNSVGGDSKTLARFPKLEIVSSFGVGYDHVDANYARDHNIVVTNTPDVLTEEVADIAMGLLIATLREFIKADRYLRSGLWTTQNFPLSVGSLRDRKIGMVGMGRIGQAIGRRLEASRVPVVYHSRNPAPGVSYRHYPDLIEMAKAVDTLILILPGGASTAKMINTDVMKALGPRGVIINVARGSVIDEPALIAALKSGTILAAGLDVFANEPAVPEELRAMQNVVLLPHIGSASVVTRNAMDQLVVDNLKTWFAGKGPLTPVAETPAKGR; encoded by the coding sequence GAGCAAGCCGATCGTCGACAACGGCTTTTCCGACCAGTTCGTGCTGCATTCGTTCGAAACCGTTGCCGACCTCGAGCGGTTGACGCCGGCGGCCGCGGAAAAAATCCGCGGCGCCGCGATTACCTACAATTCGGTGGGCGGCGACAGCAAGACGCTGGCGCGTTTCCCGAAACTCGAGATCGTCTCCTCGTTCGGCGTCGGCTACGATCACGTCGACGCCAATTATGCCCGCGACCACAATATCGTCGTCACCAATACCCCTGACGTCCTGACCGAAGAGGTCGCCGATATCGCCATGGGCCTTCTGATCGCGACCCTGCGCGAGTTCATCAAGGCCGACCGCTACCTGCGTTCCGGCCTGTGGACGACACAGAATTTTCCCCTGAGCGTCGGTTCGCTCAGGGATCGCAAAATCGGGATGGTGGGCATGGGCCGGATCGGCCAGGCGATCGGGCGCCGGCTCGAGGCGTCGCGCGTTCCCGTGGTCTATCACTCGCGCAACCCGGCGCCCGGGGTGTCGTACAGGCATTATCCCGATCTGATCGAGATGGCGAAGGCGGTCGATACGCTGATTCTCATCCTCCCGGGCGGCGCTTCGACCGCGAAGATGATCAACACCGACGTCATGAAGGCGCTCGGGCCGCGCGGCGTGATCATCAACGTGGCGCGCGGTTCGGTGATCGACGAGCCGGCGCTGATCGCGGCGCTGAAGTCGGGGACGATCCTGGCCGCGGGGCTCGACGTGTTCGCCAACGAACCGGCGGTGCCGGAGGAATTGCGCGCCATGCAGAACGTGGTGCTGCTTCCGCACATCGGCTCGGCGTCGGTGGTGACGCGCAACGCCATGGATCAACTGGTGGTCGACAATCTCAAGACCTGGTTCGCCGGCAAGGGTCCGCTGACGCCGGTTGCAGAAACCCCGGCAAAGGGTCGCTGA